A stretch of the Psychroserpens sp. Hel_I_66 genome encodes the following:
- a CDS encoding alpha/beta hydrolase-fold protein, whose amino-acid sequence MKKALLFIFSIVLCAQSFAQVTYEKYESRKLNSTRELKIKLPSNYDPESDLKHPVIIVFDAEYLFAPVDGQVSYQTHFDQMPQSIIVGIVQGKERFYDSYYDEVSGLPFESGERFYKFIEEELIPYIDANYNTSKFKVAVGHDLMGNFMNSFLFHDTPVFQAYINLSPDFKGNMSENVAKRLKWLDNEIFYYMATSDEDIKPIRDNIRKTNESIKAIDNQNLTFYFDELKGDSHYTLVTGALSKAMDRIFELYKPLDDKELDEKVFPFVGTLDDYIIDRYKRIDDLFGIFKPISEVELQQLITVAEKREDNESVYRIGKLANKLNPNSSFGTYYMALYAEKSGKTKKAVKLYESALALDEMSHINKEFIMAHVEDLKFVEEDTEIEDEDDEEN is encoded by the coding sequence ATGAAGAAAGCCCTACTTTTTATCTTCTCAATAGTGTTATGTGCACAATCTTTTGCACAAGTGACTTATGAGAAATACGAATCTCGAAAGTTAAATTCTACAAGAGAATTAAAAATCAAACTCCCAAGTAACTACGATCCAGAATCAGATTTAAAACATCCAGTAATCATCGTTTTTGATGCAGAATACTTATTTGCTCCAGTAGATGGACAGGTAAGTTACCAAACACATTTTGATCAAATGCCACAATCAATAATTGTTGGTATTGTTCAAGGGAAAGAACGTTTTTATGACAGTTATTACGATGAGGTTTCTGGTCTGCCATTTGAGTCTGGTGAACGTTTTTACAAATTTATAGAAGAAGAATTAATACCATACATTGATGCTAATTACAATACAAGTAAATTTAAAGTTGCAGTTGGCCACGACTTAATGGGAAATTTCATGAATTCATTTTTATTTCATGACACCCCAGTATTTCAAGCGTATATAAACTTAAGTCCAGATTTTAAGGGTAACATGAGTGAAAATGTTGCAAAACGTTTAAAGTGGTTAGACAATGAAATTTTTTATTATATGGCAACATCAGATGAAGATATAAAGCCCATTAGAGATAATATTAGAAAAACCAATGAAAGCATCAAAGCAATAGACAATCAAAATTTAACCTTTTATTTTGATGAATTAAAAGGAGATTCACACTACACATTGGTTACAGGCGCTTTATCAAAAGCAATGGATAGAATTTTTGAACTCTACAAACCTTTAGATGATAAAGAATTAGATGAAAAGGTGTTTCCGTTTGTAGGTACACTTGATGACTATATAATAGATCGTTACAAACGTATTGATGATCTCTTCGGAATTTTCAAGCCAATTTCCGAAGTAGAACTACAACAGTTAATCACAGTTGCAGAAAAGCGCGAGGATAACGAATCGGTCTATAGAATTGGAAAGCTAGCAAATAAGCTCAATCCAAATTCTTCGTTTGGCACATACTATATGGCGCTATATGCTGAAAAATCGGGTAAAACCAAAAAAGCGGTAAAGCTTTATGAATCTGCTCTTGCATTAGATGAAATGTCCCATATAAATAAGGAGTTTATAATGGCTCATGTAGAAGATTTGAAATTTGTTGAGGAGGATACAGAAATAGAAGATGAGGACGATGAAGAAAACTAA
- a CDS encoding ferritin-like domain-containing protein, which produces MNIIKFLDEFTNESMLEKKSSRKDVFKTFGSLGKKAALATIPFGLAATSNKAYAQQTGDPVAALQLALTLEYLEDEFYDLALQSGVITDSGVETVYMQISQHEQAHVDFLRNGLTNAGVDPVEKPDFDFTAGGLFDPFNQSNPDAYEQLLALAQAFEDTGVRAYKGQAGNLQGSPFLTAGLQIHSVEARHASEIRRIRGLKGWITRNERGMGMPPQTQAVYDGEENVMQGGLDVTTLGTGSPFTIDASTEAYDEILSGDDAVAIASLFITS; this is translated from the coding sequence ATGAATATTATAAAATTTTTAGATGAATTTACCAACGAAAGTATGTTGGAAAAAAAATCATCCCGTAAAGACGTATTTAAGACATTTGGTTCTTTAGGTAAGAAAGCTGCTTTAGCTACAATACCTTTTGGATTAGCTGCAACTTCAAATAAAGCATATGCTCAACAAACTGGTGATCCAGTCGCTGCTTTACAATTAGCATTGACGTTAGAGTATTTAGAAGATGAATTTTACGATTTAGCACTTCAATCTGGTGTTATCACCGATAGTGGTGTTGAAACTGTATATATGCAAATATCACAACACGAACAAGCACATGTTGATTTCCTTAGAAACGGACTAACAAACGCTGGAGTAGATCCAGTAGAGAAACCTGATTTTGACTTTACTGCTGGTGGTCTTTTTGATCCTTTTAATCAATCAAATCCTGATGCTTATGAGCAATTATTAGCTTTAGCACAAGCATTTGAGGATACGGGAGTTAGAGCTTATAAAGGTCAAGCAGGAAATTTACAAGGCTCTCCTTTTTTAACAGCTGGTTTACAAATACATTCCGTAGAAGCAAGACATGCTTCTGAAATTAGAAGAATACGTGGTTTAAAAGGATGGATTACAAGAAATGAGAGAGGTATGGGTATGCCTCCACAAACTCAGGCAGTCTATGATGGAGAAGAAAATGTTATGCAAGGTGGCTTAGATGTTACAACTCTTGGTACGGGCAGTCCTTTTACTATTGATGCCTCTACCGAAGCTTATGATGAAATATTATCTGGTGATGATGCGGTTGCAATTGCAAGCTTATTTATTACTAGTTAA
- a CDS encoding ferritin-like domain-containing protein: MENKKVLKVNHPKRNTSKDRRQFLKLSGMAVLGSGLLMACSNDDDGFTSQPQPDVFDLGSGDLGVLNYAYALEQLEADFYTKVVNGSYWSSASAIEKQVLEDLYNHEVNHRDFFSAAISAAVGSNTSAKLPTLEFDYGGLDFGNRNAVLGTAKILEDTGVAAYNGAGKLITDPGYLVLAGKIVSVEARHASAIRTLINPNSADFAGDDVVDPITGLDRALDPSEILAAVGDTGFITTPFTAMNLP; the protein is encoded by the coding sequence ATGGAAAACAAGAAAGTTTTAAAAGTGAATCATCCTAAACGGAACACTTCTAAAGATAGACGTCAATTTTTAAAATTGAGTGGAATGGCTGTTTTAGGTTCTGGTTTATTAATGGCATGTAGCAATGATGACGATGGTTTTACATCTCAACCACAACCAGATGTCTTTGACCTTGGTTCTGGTGACCTAGGTGTTTTAAATTATGCTTATGCATTAGAACAATTAGAGGCAGATTTTTACACAAAGGTTGTAAATGGATCGTATTGGTCAAGTGCCTCTGCAATAGAAAAACAAGTTTTAGAAGATTTATATAATCACGAAGTTAATCATAGAGATTTTTTTAGTGCTGCAATTTCTGCTGCTGTAGGTTCAAATACATCAGCAAAATTACCAACATTGGAATTTGATTATGGAGGATTGGATTTTGGAAATAGAAATGCTGTTTTAGGAACAGCAAAAATTTTAGAAGACACAGGAGTAGCAGCATATAATGGCGCTGGAAAGTTAATAACTGATCCTGGCTATTTAGTATTAGCTGGAAAAATAGTGTCTGTTGAAGCTCGACATGCTTCTGCAATTAGAACTTTAATCAATCCTAATTCGGCAGATTTTGCAGGCGATGATGTAGTAGATCCAATAACAGGTTTAGATAGGGCTTTAGATCCATCTGAAATTCTTGCTGCAGTTGGAGATACTGGTTTTATCACAACGCCATTCACTGCAATGAATTTACCTTAA
- the radA gene encoding DNA repair protein RadA, translating into MAKLKTTFFCQNCGSQYSKWQGQCTACKEWNTITEEVIQKPEKSDWKAAATSSKRISKPLKINEIDTSQEARLNTVDEEFNRVLGGGLVPGSLTLLGGEPGIGKSTLLLQISLKLPFKTLYVSGEESMKQIKMRAERINPNTNNCYILTETKTQNIFKQITDLEPDIVVIDSIQTLHSDYIESSAGSISQIKECTTELIKFAKETSTPVILIGHITKDGHIAGPKILEHMVDTVLQFEGDRNHVFRILRSNKNRFGSTNELGIYEMQGSGLREVSNPSEILISQKDDELSGNAIAATLEGMRPLMIEVQALVSTAVYGTPQRSATGFNAKRLNMLLAVLEKRAGFRLGAKDVFLNITGGITVDDPAIDLAVVASILSSNEDIALQKDFCFAAEIGLSGEVRPVQRVEQRILEAEKLGFSTIFVSKYNKISLKNTVIKIQLISKIEDIIDLIC; encoded by the coding sequence ATGGCTAAACTTAAAACAACCTTTTTCTGTCAAAACTGTGGCAGCCAATATTCTAAATGGCAAGGTCAATGTACCGCTTGTAAAGAGTGGAACACAATCACAGAGGAGGTCATACAAAAACCAGAAAAGAGCGATTGGAAAGCAGCTGCAACATCTTCAAAAAGAATATCCAAACCTCTTAAGATAAATGAAATTGACACATCGCAAGAGGCAAGATTAAATACGGTTGACGAAGAATTCAATAGAGTACTTGGAGGAGGTTTAGTGCCAGGATCTCTAACACTTTTAGGTGGAGAGCCTGGTATTGGGAAAAGTACATTGCTACTTCAAATTTCATTAAAATTACCGTTTAAGACCTTGTATGTTTCTGGAGAGGAAAGCATGAAACAAATAAAAATGCGAGCAGAACGTATTAACCCCAATACCAATAACTGCTACATCCTCACCGAAACAAAAACACAAAACATTTTTAAGCAAATTACCGATCTCGAACCAGATATCGTAGTCATAGATTCTATTCAAACGTTGCACAGTGATTACATTGAGTCCTCTGCTGGCAGTATTTCACAGATAAAAGAATGCACCACAGAGCTTATCAAATTTGCAAAAGAGACTTCTACACCAGTTATTTTAATTGGTCATATTACAAAAGACGGTCACATTGCTGGCCCAAAAATTTTAGAGCACATGGTGGACACCGTGTTGCAGTTTGAAGGTGATCGTAACCACGTTTTCAGAATTTTAAGATCCAATAAAAACCGATTTGGCTCCACAAACGAACTTGGTATTTATGAAATGCAAGGCTCTGGTTTGAGGGAGGTTTCAAATCCTTCGGAAATTTTAATCTCCCAAAAGGACGATGAACTTTCTGGAAATGCCATTGCAGCAACTCTAGAAGGCATGAGACCTTTAATGATTGAAGTACAAGCTTTAGTGAGTACAGCGGTTTATGGTACTCCTCAACGAAGTGCAACAGGTTTTAATGCAAAACGCTTAAACATGCTGTTGGCAGTATTAGAAAAAAGAGCAGGTTTTAGGCTCGGTGCAAAAGATGTGTTTTTAAATATAACCGGTGGAATCACAGTAGACGATCCAGCAATTGATTTGGCTGTTGTTGCTTCAATTTTATCATCAAATGAAGATATTGCTCTGCAAAAAGATTTTTGTTTTGCTGCGGAAATTGGATTATCTGGAGAGGTTCGTCCGGTTCAGCGAGTTGAGCAACGCATTTTAGAAGCAGAAAAATTAGGTTTCTCAACCATATTTGTATCTAAATACAATAAAATTTCTTTAAAGAATACGGTTATAAAAATTCAGCTTATTTCTAAAATTGAGGATATTATAGATTTGATTTGCTAA
- a CDS encoding LamG-like jellyroll fold domain-containing protein, whose amino-acid sequence MKSRLPYLFLLISFFSVQQISFAQDTDGDGVLNTVDQDSDNDGILDSVEKGNSTVTNNECGSEEDFDFSNLPTEIIGDNNISTLLDGEVFRFANVAPGIDGLLKINSRVNATCDLLDDNSSQTEYLKPGVRSTSLTPGQEGYVEYTLEFVITETTTPVVIPEFFLNLNDIDGDNDKFERIKISIPYSYVIDNPTDVTITQENDFLIATSGNVNYQGTSNAFSTINVKARYFNTSSLTFQMGIIANANVNNIVRYFSLEFSCVNNFTDPQISYSDADNDGIPNYKDIDSDNDGIPDNVEAQLTLGYVQPSGSFSSAGVDTSYTGGLTPVDTDGDGIPDYLDSDSDNDGTPDILENGMANTLSGQDDDNDGLDNNFETNGTNDAVFDVNEYINNPSSLPDGDGDLLTGGDVDYRDLFDINPVTAAELEFDGINDYLTRNSFIDGLDQVTIMAWIKIDNSASGTMTIAGEDLGCRLYVENGNTIGFSTRTVGNPTLSITGPALNKGEWHHVTGTYSSITGQSELYIDGESVGFNIAPTIGVNIEFTSNNNGAFEIGRRSSKNPNKEYFNGELDEVRVFNASLTDTQIQQQVFQEIFNNSGNVRGTIIAKDIIELSNSSNILWSSLLAYYTMTDIKGNDLNDFSQYGRTIKITNINSVQEQTAPMPFQTSANGDWSAQNTWLNGSVWDIENASNNKDWSIVQIKNEVTSTNSHTNLGLFIDTNQKLTINGDHKVENTWYIELNGTLDLQDDSQLIQTENSDLATSSQGKILRRQEGSSNAYWYNYWASPIGALGSTTLINNNSNTSNPNNTSFQLNMLKKGDGNNVQFTTSYNQIDKVSTRWTYVYKNGVVYDDYAPIIETTPLQPGVGYTQKGTGNAGTEQQYIFEGKPNNGTILVNVIDTGGSGSVPSVSKTDYLLGNPYPSAIDLNEFISDNSAVLGNGGAIQLWQQWSGNSHFLNDYNGGYATYNLSGSVRASQFVGFNGGTTGGLEGTKLPTRYLPIGQGFTTEISSSGNVIFQNSQRIFIKEADADGTSDNGSVFLRSSQNAQDGSISEENVMQKIRLEFNSVDGPAARREVLLAFSDFTTDGFDYGYEAEIFEPSSNDMTLILDDKLMLIQAYGAVVESKIVPLSITISNANNYNIKITDLENFDNGQAIYLKDNFAGETFDLTTNEPYQFSSEIGTFNNRFEIVFQASEALSTEENEYQYNLIYFNADNSKLYVKGLEKNVKQVQIINMLGQTVQEFKDVDYQDLNNGLQLSKLTSGTYIAYFNTETGIITKKILAN is encoded by the coding sequence ATGAAGTCAAGACTTCCTTATTTATTCTTATTAATATCTTTTTTTTCTGTTCAGCAAATATCCTTTGCGCAAGATACAGATGGTGATGGTGTTTTAAACACCGTAGATCAAGATAGTGATAATGATGGAATTCTGGATAGCGTTGAAAAAGGAAATTCTACGGTAACAAATAATGAGTGTGGTAGCGAAGAGGATTTTGATTTTAGTAATTTGCCTACTGAAATTATAGGTGATAATAATATATCCACTTTGTTAGATGGCGAGGTCTTTAGATTTGCTAACGTAGCACCCGGAATAGACGGACTATTAAAAATAAATTCTAGAGTAAATGCTACATGTGACTTATTGGACGACAATTCTTCACAAACAGAGTATCTAAAACCAGGCGTAAGATCTACAAGCTTAACACCAGGTCAAGAAGGCTATGTTGAATATACATTAGAATTTGTTATAACTGAAACAACTACACCGGTAGTAATACCAGAATTCTTTTTAAACTTAAATGATATTGATGGAGATAATGACAAATTTGAGCGTATAAAAATTTCAATACCTTATAGTTATGTCATTGATAATCCAACAGATGTAACTATTACTCAAGAGAATGATTTTTTAATTGCTACTTCTGGTAATGTTAACTACCAAGGAACTTCAAACGCATTTTCTACCATAAACGTAAAAGCTAGATATTTTAATACCTCAAGCCTAACTTTCCAAATGGGTATTATAGCTAATGCAAATGTTAACAACATTGTTAGGTATTTTAGCTTAGAGTTTTCTTGTGTAAATAATTTTACAGATCCCCAAATCTCTTATAGTGATGCAGATAATGATGGCATCCCAAACTATAAAGATATAGACAGTGATAATGATGGTATTCCAGATAATGTAGAAGCGCAATTAACACTAGGTTACGTTCAGCCTTCAGGAAGTTTTTCTAGTGCAGGAGTTGATACAAGTTATACTGGAGGTTTAACTCCTGTAGATACAGATGGTGATGGCATTCCAGATTATTTGGATTCAGATTCTGATAATGATGGAACTCCCGATATTCTAGAAAACGGAATGGCAAATACATTGTCTGGACAAGATGATGATAATGATGGTTTAGACAATAACTTTGAGACCAATGGCACAAACGATGCTGTTTTTGATGTAAATGAATATATTAATAATCCTTCATCCTTACCAGATGGCGATGGTGATTTATTAACTGGCGGTGATGTCGATTATCGCGATTTGTTCGATATTAATCCTGTTACTGCAGCAGAGTTGGAGTTTGACGGTATAAACGATTATTTAACAAGAAACAGTTTTATTGATGGCTTAGACCAAGTTACCATAATGGCTTGGATTAAAATTGATAATTCAGCTTCTGGGACTATGACAATCGCAGGAGAAGATTTAGGTTGTAGATTATATGTTGAAAATGGCAATACTATAGGTTTCTCAACGAGAACAGTGGGTAACCCAACACTTTCAATTACCGGTCCTGCTTTAAATAAAGGTGAATGGCATCATGTAACTGGGACATACTCTTCAATTACAGGGCAAAGCGAATTGTATATCGATGGTGAATCTGTCGGCTTTAATATTGCTCCAACAATTGGCGTAAATATTGAATTTACTTCAAATAATAATGGCGCTTTTGAAATTGGGAGACGTTCAAGTAAAAATCCAAACAAAGAATATTTTAATGGTGAATTAGATGAGGTAAGAGTGTTTAATGCATCATTAACCGATACTCAAATTCAGCAACAAGTTTTTCAGGAAATTTTTAATAACTCCGGAAATGTTAGAGGTACAATAATCGCTAAGGACATCATAGAATTGTCTAATTCAAGCAACATTTTATGGTCTAGTCTTTTGGCATATTATACTATGACCGATATAAAAGGAAACGATCTAAATGATTTTTCACAATACGGAAGAACGATTAAAATAACAAATATCAACTCCGTACAAGAACAAACAGCGCCAATGCCTTTTCAAACGTCTGCAAATGGAGACTGGAGTGCTCAAAACACTTGGCTTAACGGTAGTGTTTGGGATATTGAAAATGCGTCTAATAATAAAGATTGGAGTATCGTTCAAATCAAGAATGAAGTGACCTCTACAAATTCCCATACCAACTTAGGGTTATTTATTGATACCAATCAAAAATTAACAATCAATGGAGATCATAAAGTTGAGAATACCTGGTATATAGAACTTAATGGAACTTTAGATTTACAAGATGACTCTCAATTAATTCAAACTGAAAACAGTGATTTGGCAACATCCTCTCAAGGTAAAATTTTAAGACGTCAAGAAGGAAGTTCTAACGCATACTGGTATAACTATTGGGCTTCTCCAATAGGAGCTTTGGGTTCAACTACGCTAATAAATAATAATTCAAACACGAGCAACCCAAACAATACAAGTTTTCAGCTTAATATGCTCAAAAAAGGCGATGGAAATAATGTTCAATTCACTACTTCATACAATCAAATAGATAAAGTAAGTACGCGTTGGACATATGTGTATAAAAACGGAGTGGTTTACGATGATTACGCACCAATTATTGAAACGACACCTCTCCAGCCAGGAGTTGGGTACACGCAAAAAGGAACAGGAAATGCAGGTACAGAACAACAATATATTTTTGAAGGCAAACCAAATAACGGTACCATTTTAGTAAACGTAATAGATACTGGTGGCTCAGGCTCTGTGCCTTCGGTTTCTAAAACAGATTATTTATTGGGTAATCCTTATCCTTCAGCAATTGATTTAAATGAATTTATTTCAGATAATAGCGCTGTGCTTGGAAATGGAGGTGCAATTCAATTATGGCAACAATGGAGCGGAAATTCACATTTCTTAAATGACTACAATGGCGGTTACGCAACATATAATTTAAGTGGCTCAGTCAGAGCATCCCAATTTGTTGGCTTTAATGGTGGAACTACTGGCGGATTAGAAGGCACAAAACTGCCAACTAGATATTTACCTATTGGTCAAGGTTTCACTACAGAAATCAGCTCAAGTGGAAACGTCATCTTCCAAAACAGCCAACGAATCTTTATAAAAGAAGCAGACGCAGATGGAACCTCGGATAATGGCTCGGTATTTTTAAGGTCTAGCCAAAATGCTCAAGACGGTTCAATTTCCGAAGAAAATGTGATGCAGAAAATCCGTTTAGAGTTTAATTCTGTCGACGGTCCAGCAGCAAGACGTGAAGTGTTACTGGCGTTTAGTGATTTTACAACAGATGGTTTTGATTACGGTTATGAAGCAGAAATTTTTGAACCAAGCAGCAACGATATGACTCTTATTTTAGACGATAAGCTAATGTTGATTCAGGCGTATGGTGCTGTTGTAGAGAGTAAGATTGTTCCGTTGTCAATTACAATTTCCAACGCAAACAATTACAATATCAAAATCACAGATCTTGAGAATTTTGATAATGGGCAAGCCATCTATTTAAAAGATAATTTTGCGGGAGAAACGTTTGATTTAACAACTAATGAACCGTATCAGTTTTCTTCGGAAATTGGAACATTCAACAACAGGTTTGAAATTGTTTTTCAGGCAAGTGAAGCTTTATCCACAGAAGAAAATGAATACCAATACAACCTCATTTATTTTAATGCAGATAACAGCAAACTGTATGTAAAAGGACTTGAAAAAAACGTAAAACAAGTTCAAATTATAAACATGTTAGGTCAAACAGTTCAAGAGTTTAAAGATGTAGATTACCAGGACTTAAACAATGGCCTACAGCTTTCAAAATTAACCTCTGGAACTTATATTGCTTATTTTAATACTGAAACGGGCATAATCACCAAAAAGATTTTAGCAAATTAA